One window from the genome of Vagococcus entomophilus encodes:
- a CDS encoding ABC transporter substrate-binding protein, translating into MKGQKKWGLFIGVLMGIVLILTGCGGNSTSSSSSSSATSSKKDTLYVGLTNAPGGFNPVNATDTAAQWLLRLMYPTLMDQPESLKFEGNLATSFDTTDNQTFTVTLRKGAKWSDGQAITANDVAYTLNLIANPKVETSFGVNISSLDGVNESGKITSGSSISGVNVVDDQTLTLKTKVPVDPNYIKEMIGFNVWIVPKHVVEKYDAATLSSSAFATNPTVSGGAYSFVKYEKESYVQLKANSNYYKGKAKIENMYVKILTGTNLVTELQSGGVDMAAGGGIGVIPVSEVDTLKKDSNLTFKEYPGFATQFMFINNDKFNKDVRLAMTYAIDREAIVKQLFKGNAEVLPTTFTTASAYYDKSLKAIPHNVKKAKELLKQSGFDTNQEIEITVPSGNKAREQSASLIEQNLEEAGFKVKQVSYDFVTALANVKKGSYQLGLIGLALNSDPDQTAYWSKAGTTNLSRVNDETLEALIEKGKSLTSQTERKAVYDEIQEYQKDNAFAVGLYADYQYKVQNKNLNGGIKKFWVGSFSDIQDWTKK; encoded by the coding sequence ATGAAGGGACAAAAAAAATGGGGGCTTTTTATAGGAGTTTTAATGGGTATCGTTTTGATATTAACTGGTTGTGGAGGCAATTCAACATCTTCATCTAGTAGCTCGTCTGCTACGTCAAGTAAAAAAGATACATTATACGTGGGGTTGACCAATGCCCCAGGAGGCTTTAATCCAGTCAATGCAACCGATACAGCTGCTCAGTGGTTGTTACGTTTGATGTACCCAACGTTGATGGATCAGCCTGAATCATTGAAATTTGAAGGGAATCTAGCAACGAGCTTTGATACTACCGATAATCAAACATTTACTGTCACATTACGTAAAGGAGCAAAATGGTCAGATGGGCAAGCAATTACTGCTAATGATGTTGCTTATACGCTCAACCTTATTGCCAATCCTAAAGTCGAAACATCTTTTGGCGTAAATATTTCTTCGCTAGACGGGGTCAATGAATCAGGGAAAATTACTTCTGGTAGCTCTATTTCAGGGGTCAATGTGGTGGATGATCAGACCTTGACGCTTAAGACCAAAGTTCCAGTTGATCCTAATTATATTAAAGAAATGATTGGATTTAATGTGTGGATTGTGCCTAAACATGTTGTAGAAAAATATGATGCGGCTACTCTAAGTAGTTCGGCTTTTGCCACTAATCCAACGGTTTCTGGGGGCGCATATAGCTTTGTGAAATATGAAAAGGAATCTTATGTCCAGTTGAAAGCTAACAGTAACTACTACAAAGGAAAAGCGAAAATAGAAAATATGTATGTCAAGATACTAACTGGTACAAATCTTGTAACGGAGCTACAATCTGGTGGTGTCGATATGGCCGCAGGTGGTGGAATTGGAGTGATTCCAGTTTCGGAAGTAGATACGCTTAAAAAGGATAGTAATCTAACCTTTAAAGAATATCCAGGCTTTGCTACACAATTTATGTTTATTAATAACGATAAATTCAATAAAGACGTTCGCTTGGCGATGACGTATGCAATTGACAGAGAAGCGATTGTTAAACAATTGTTTAAAGGCAATGCCGAAGTTTTACCTACAACCTTTACTACTGCTAGTGCTTATTATGATAAAAGTCTAAAAGCAATTCCGCATAATGTGAAGAAAGCAAAAGAATTGCTAAAACAGTCTGGTTTTGACACAAATCAAGAAATTGAAATCACTGTCCCAAGCGGAAACAAAGCGCGAGAGCAATCAGCAAGCTTGATCGAACAAAATCTAGAAGAAGCAGGCTTCAAGGTTAAACAAGTCTCATATGATTTTGTGACAGCACTAGCCAATGTCAAAAAAGGCAGCTATCAACTAGGATTAATTGGTCTGGCCCTCAACTCTGATCCGGATCAAACAGCGTATTGGTCTAAAGCTGGTACAACAAATTTAAGTCGTGTTAATGATGAAACGCTTGAAGCATTAATAGAAAAAGGCAAAAGCTTGACGAGTCAAACAGAAAGAAAAGCTGTTTATGATGAAATCCAAGAATATCAAAAAGATAATGCATTTGCAGTCGGTTTATATGCGGATTATCAATACAAAGTTCAAAATAAAAATCTAAATGGAGGAATCAAAAAATTCTGGGTGGGTAGTTTCTCAGATATCCAAGATTGGACGAAAAAATAG
- a CDS encoding ABC transporter permease, which translates to MEAATKFVPVSPKKIEEMERISQNQGIVPNEDGFLKTIVKRFLKDKLALIALICLLVLILVAIFSPLLAPYNPNKTMGYFEQAPSSKFWLGTDEVGRDVLSRLIYGARVSLIVGILSVVIYGIIGTTLGLLSGFLGGFWDAVIMRLTEVFMSFPYFMVILVIVSLIGPSIWTVTLVIGLLGWPMLCRLVRGEVMKLKHADYVQAAIASGYSTLQIVFKHIFPNVLSLILVNMTFGIASSIITEASLSFLGVGVQPPTASWGNMMSNAQSLTVLASQYWRWLPAGICILIAVLSVNFFGDGLRRAIEGESK; encoded by the coding sequence ATGGAAGCTGCAACAAAATTTGTCCCAGTTTCACCAAAAAAAATAGAAGAAATGGAACGAATTAGTCAAAATCAAGGGATTGTCCCAAATGAAGATGGTTTTTTAAAGACCATAGTGAAACGATTCTTAAAAGATAAACTTGCATTAATAGCGTTGATTTGTTTGCTCGTTTTGATTTTAGTCGCAATTTTTTCCCCTCTTTTGGCTCCTTATAATCCAAATAAAACGATGGGGTACTTTGAACAAGCACCATCAAGTAAATTTTGGTTAGGAACAGATGAGGTGGGTCGTGATGTGTTGAGTCGCTTGATATATGGTGCGCGAGTTTCGTTGATAGTAGGGATTCTTTCCGTTGTGATTTATGGAATTATAGGCACAACGCTTGGTTTACTCAGTGGCTTTTTAGGTGGATTCTGGGATGCGGTAATTATGCGTTTGACAGAGGTTTTTATGTCTTTTCCATACTTTATGGTCATCTTAGTTATTGTCAGTCTAATTGGCCCAAGTATTTGGACCGTAACACTGGTCATTGGCTTGCTCGGTTGGCCAATGTTGTGTCGCTTGGTTCGTGGAGAAGTGATGAAACTTAAACATGCAGACTATGTCCAAGCAGCTATTGCTTCTGGGTATAGCACGCTTCAAATCGTATTTAAACATATTTTCCCTAATGTCTTGTCTTTGATATTAGTCAATATGACTTTTGGAATTGCGAGCTCAATCATCACGGAAGCCTCTTTGAGTTTTTTAGGTGTCGGAGTGCAACCTCCAACCGCTAGCTGGGGGAACATGATGTCAAATGCGCAATCTTTAACCGTCCTTGCTTCACAATATTGGCGTTGGTTACCAGCTGGAATATGTATTTTAATCGCAGTCTTGTCTGTAAACTTTTTTGGAGATGGTTTAAGAAGAGCCATTGAAGGAGAAAGTAAATAA
- a CDS encoding ABC transporter permease, whose product MLKYIVKRILITIPVLLMVTIFCFGIVNLAPGNPTDLYLSENATAQQVAQMKENLGLNQSVPVQYIKWLGNLLQGNLGISFSSRVPVLSILPSKIWATVQLMLATLIVSYLIAIPLGILSAKKQNTLVDNGITGISFLGISIPNFFFGLGLIYIFALELKWLPTGGMSTLGGADGFGDRLSHLVMPVLVLSAFYCSNMIRYVRASMIGIFEENYMRTATAKGLKPSLILTRHGLKNALVPMITVISSDIPKMLGGAIVTEQIFQWPGIGQLTISAINSRDYPVLMAINLLAAIAVLAFNLIADVLYAVADPRIRY is encoded by the coding sequence ATGTTAAAGTATATTGTCAAACGAATTTTAATCACGATTCCAGTTTTGTTGATGGTTACCATCTTTTGTTTTGGGATTGTGAATTTAGCGCCAGGTAACCCAACTGATTTGTATTTATCAGAAAATGCTACCGCACAGCAAGTCGCACAAATGAAAGAAAACTTAGGCTTAAATCAATCTGTTCCCGTTCAATACATCAAGTGGCTAGGGAATTTGTTACAAGGAAACCTAGGGATTTCATTTTCATCGCGTGTTCCTGTTTTAAGTATTTTGCCTTCTAAAATTTGGGCGACGGTTCAGTTGATGCTTGCGACGTTAATCGTATCTTATTTAATCGCCATTCCACTAGGGATTCTCTCTGCTAAAAAACAAAATACTTTGGTAGACAATGGGATAACCGGGATTTCATTTCTAGGAATTTCCATCCCCAACTTCTTTTTTGGATTAGGCTTGATTTATATTTTTGCATTAGAGTTAAAATGGTTGCCAACCGGTGGCATGAGTACGCTTGGTGGTGCTGATGGCTTTGGGGATCGCTTGTCTCATCTTGTCATGCCTGTTTTGGTCCTGTCAGCCTTTTATTGTTCGAATATGATCCGCTATGTTCGGGCTAGTATGATTGGTATTTTTGAAGAAAATTATATGCGAACAGCTACTGCTAAAGGTTTGAAACCATCCTTGATTTTAACAAGGCATGGACTTAAAAATGCACTTGTTCCGATGATTACAGTTATCAGCTCAGATATCCCCAAAATGCTTGGTGGAGCAATTGTTACAGAACAAATCTTTCAATGGCCAGGAATTGGTCAATTAACCATTTCAGCCATTAATTCTAGAGATTACCCGGTGTTGATGGCCATTAATTTGTTAGCGGCCATTGCGGTATTGGCATTTAATCTCATCGCTGATGTTCTATATGCGGTAGCTGATCCAAGAATTCGATATTGA